One genomic segment of Drosophila melanogaster chromosome 3R includes these proteins:
- the ksr gene encoding kinase suppressor of ras, isoform B yields the protein MSSNNNAPASAPDTGSTNANDPISGSLSVDSNLVIIQDMIDLSANHLEGLRTQCAISSTLTQQEIRCLESKLVRYFSELLLAKMRLNERIPANGLVPHTTGNELRQWLRVVGLSQGTLTACLARLTTLEQSLRLSDEEIRQLLADSPSQREEEELRRLTRAMQNLRKCMESLESGTAASNNDPEQWHWDSWDRPTHIHRGSVGNIGLGNNSTASPRTHHRQHGVKGKNSALANSTNFKSGRQSPSATEELNSTQGSQLTLTLTPSPPNSPFTPSSGLSSSLNGTPQRSRGTPPPARKHQTLLSQSHVQVDGEQLARNRLPTDPSPDSHSSTSSDIFVDPNTNASSGGSSSNVLMVPCSPGVGHVGMGHAIKHRFTKALGFMATCTLCQKQVFHRWMKCTDCKYICHKSCAPHVPPSCGLPREYVDEFRHIKEQGGYASLPHVHGAAKGSPLVKKSTLGKPLHQQHGDSSSPSSSCTSSTPSSPALFQQRERELDQAGSSSSANLLPTPSLGKHQPSQFNFPNVTVTSSGGSGGVSLISNEPVPEQFPTAPATANGGLDSLVSSSNGHMSSLIGSQTSNASTAATLTGSLVNSTTTTSTCSFFPRKLSTAGVDKRTPFTSEYTDTHKSNDSDKTVSLSGSASTDSDRTPVRVDSTEDGDSGQWRQNSISLKEWDIPYGDLLLLERIGQGRFGTVHRALWHGDVAVKLLNEDYLQDEHMLETFRSEVANFKNTRHENLVLFMGACMNPPYLAIVTSLCKGNTLYTYIHQRREKFAMNRTLLIAQQIAQGMGYLHAREIIHKDLRTKNIFIENGKVIITDFGLFSSTKLLYCDMGLGVPHNWLCYLAPELIRALQPEKPRGECLEFTPYSDVYSFGTVWYELICGEFTFKDQPAESIIWQVGRGMKQSLANLQSGRDVKDLLMLCWTYEKEHRPQFARLLSLLEHLPKKRLARSPSHPVNLSRSAESVF from the coding sequence atgagcagcaacaacaacgcacCCGCATCGGCTCCAGACACGGGCTCCACCAATGCCAACGATCCCATCTCCGGTTCGCTGTCCGTAGACAGCAACCTGGTTATCATTCAGGACATGATTGATCTCTCGGCCAACCATCTGGAGGGCCTGCGAACGCAGTGCGCGATCAGCTCCACGCTGACGCAGCAGGAGATTCGTTGCCTGGAGTCGAAGCTGGTGCGATACTTCTCcgagctgctgctggcgaAGATGCGGCTAAATGAGCGCATCCCGGCCAACGGGCTTGTGCCCCACACAACGGGCAACGAACTGAGGCAATGGCTGCGCGTAGTGGGCCTTAGCCAGGGGACTCTTACCGCCTGCCTTGCTCGCCTGACCACTCTAGAGCAAAGCCTGCGTCTCAGCGACGAGGAGATCCGTCAACTCCTGGCTGACAGCCCCAGCCAGCGAGAGGAGGAGGAACTGCGACGCCTGACCAGGGCCATGCAGAACTTAAGGAAGTGCATGGAGTCGCTGGAGAGCGGTACTGCGGCTAGCAACAACGATCCAGAGCAGTGGCACTGGGACTCCTGGGACAGGCCCACCCACATTCATCGCGGCAGTGTGGGAAACATTGGACTGGGTAACAATTCAACCGCCTCCCCGAGAACCCATCATCGCCAGCATGGTGTCAAGGGAAAGAATTCCGCTCTGGCCAACTCCACCAACTTCAAAAGTGGCCGCCAATCGCCCTCAGCGACAGAAGAGCTGAACAGCACACAGGGTTCCCAGCTGACTTTAACCCTTACGCCCTCGCCACCCAATTCGCCCTTCACGCCTTCCAGTGGGCTGAGCAGCAGCCTTAATGGAACACCACAGAGGAGTCGTGGTACCCCGCCGCCAGCTAGAAAGCACCAGACCTTGCTGAGCCAGAGTCATGTGCAAGTGGACGGGGAGCAATTAGCCCGCAACCGTTTGCCCACTGATCCCAGCCCCGATAGCCACAGCTCCACCAGCTCGGACATCTTTGTGGACCCAAATACTAATGCCAGCTCCGGAGGAAGTTCCTCGAACGTGCTTATGGTGCCATGCTCTCCGGGCGTGGGTCACGTGGGCATGGGTCATGCAATCAAGCATCGTTTCACCAAGGCCCTGGGCTTCATGGCCACCTGTACCCTGTGCCAGAAGCAGGTCTTTCACCGCTGGATGAAGTGCACCGACTGCAAGTACATCTGCCACAAGTCATGCGCACCGCACGTACCGCCCTCCTGTGGACTTCCACGAGAATATGTGGACGAGTTTCGGCACATAAAGGAGCAGGGAGGATACGCCAGTCTGCCGCATGTGCATGGCGCGGCGAAAGGATCCCCTTTGGTAAAAAAGAGCACCCTGGGTAAGCCCTTGCATCAGCAGCACGGCGATAGCAGTTCGCCGAGTTCCAGCTGCACTAGTTCCACGCCCAGCAGTCCGGCGCTGTTCCAGCAAAGGGAGCGCGAGCTGGATCAGGCGGGCAGCAGCTCTAGCGCCAATCTGTTACCTACGCCTTCGCTTGGCAAGCACCAGCCGAGTCAATTCAACTTTCCCAACGTGACGGTGACGAGCAGTGGCGGAAGCGGTGGTGTATCGCTCATCTCCAATGAACCAGTGCCAGAGCAATTCCCCACGGCGCCTGCAACAGCCAACGGAGGACTTGATAGTCTGGTGAGCAGCTCCAACGGGCACATGAGCTCGCTCATCGGTAGCCAAACTTCAAACGCTTCTACTGCGGCCACCTTGACGGGCAGTCTGGTCAATAGcacaaccaccaccagcacctgCAGTTTCTTTCCGCGAAAATTGAGCACAGCCGGTGTGGATAAGAGGACGCCGTTCACCAGCGAGTACACGGATACCCACAAGTCAAATGACAGCGACAAGACAGTCTCCTTGTCTGGAAGTGCCAGCACGGACTCGGACCGGACACCCGTTCGTGTGGATTCAACGGAAGACGGAGACTCGGGACAATGGCGCCAGAACTCGATCTCACTCAAGGAATGGGACATCCCGTATGGTGATCTGCTTCTGCTCGAGCGGATAGGGCAGGGACGCTTCGGCACCGTGCATCGAGCCCTTTGGCACGGAGATGTGGCGGTTAAGCTGCTCAACGAGGACTATCTGCAAGACGAACACATGCTGGAGACGTTTCGCAGCGAGGTAGCCAACTTCAAGAACACTCGACACGAGAACCTGGTGCTGTTCATGGGAGCCTGCATGAACCCACCATATTTGGCCATTGTGACTTCATTGTGCAAGGGCAACACCTTGTATACGTATATTCACCAGCGTCGGGAGAAGTTTGCCATGAACCGGACTCTCCTCATTGCCCAGCAGATCGCCCAGGGCATGGGCTACCTGCACGCAAGGGAGATCATCCACAAAGATCTGCGCACCAAGAACATCTTCATCGAGAACGGCAAGGTGATTATCACGGACTTTGGGCTGTTCAGCTCCACCAAGCTGCTCTACTGTGATATGGGCCTAGGAGTGCCCCACAACTGGTTGTGCTACCTGGCGCCGGAGCTAATCCGAGCATTGCAGCCGGAGAAGCCGCGTGGAGAGTGTCTGGAGTTCACCCCATACTCCGATGTCTACTCTTTCGGAACCGTTTGGTACGAGCTAATCTGCGGCGAGTTCACATTCAAGGATCAGCCGGCGGAATCGATCATCTGGCAGGTTGGCCGTGGGATGAAGCAGTCGCTGGCCAACCTGCAGTCTGGACGGGATGTCAAGGACTTGCTGATGCTGTGCTGGACCTACGAGAAGGAGCACCGGCCGCAGTTCGCACGCCTGCTCTCCCTGCTGGAGCATCTTCCCAAGAAGCGTCTGGCGCGCAGTCCCTCCCACCCCGTCAACCTTTCCCGTTCCGCCGAGTCCGTGTTCTGA